The DNA window ttgtttttcttatgtcGCATTGGACATTCAACCTTTTCAGCCGTCATCCTTCAGTGAAATGGGCCCAGAGGTCCGACAATTTGTTCATCACCGTGCAGCTGCCTGATGCACAGGATGTAAAGCTTAAAATCGAGCCCGAAGGAAAATTTTTCTTCTCTGCTACCAGTGGGGTGGATAAGATACCCTATGAAGTTGAACTTGACCTATTAGACAAGGTCATTGTAGAGGTAAGTACCCTTTCTGCCTCGTACCTGAACCTGtctttttgaatatattttttgccAAATATCAAGTTTTTAATACTACTTGCAGGAGAGCAAGGCTAGTACTGGCTCCAGAAGTATCCAGTACATTGTGAAGAAGGCTGAGAATAAATGGTGGAGCAGATTGATAAAACAAACCGGAAAACCTCCAGTGTTCTTGACTGTTGATTGGGATAAATGGATTGATGAGGATGAGGAGTTCACTAGCAAGGGTGAGCCTTTATCCCTCCAGACTCCAATTCTCATTCCATGTCATTATATTTTTGCAATGCTTCCCCTGCAGTTCAGTTTGACtaattattcatgtttttttgttttttttttgctggtgTCTAGGAGCACCTGAGGCTGGGATGGGGGATATGGGTTTTGATTTTCCTGTAAGTAACAATGTTTTTGTTGCATAAGAATGGATGGGCTGCTCTTCGCTAACTATTAGTGACTAACGCTGCTGTTTGATCGTAACCTTTCTAATTCAGAATCTGAATCTTGGAGGCGGAGGCTTTGACGGGCCTGCTCCTGGAATGGACGATGGTAAGTCACTTCTAATTTATTCAAGCAATGTGCTTTTCGCCATTTGGATTTATTACTTTGAGACTACTATGCAAACATTCCTGTTTAATCTGATTACCTAAAAATGAACCACCTCATCCGTGCAGATGATGAAGATGACACAGAGGATGAGAATGCGGAAGAAGCACCGTCAGCAGAGAAGGAAGTAGCATCCGCTAGTGGCGAAGCAGACACTAAGAAAACTTGAAGTTTTCCATGGAATGTGTTTTGATGCTCTGAAGTTGCCATTTTATTACCTTCATCTGTTGAATGTTTGACTTAAAAAGTACCACAGGTGCTGTAGTTCTACATCACAATATAGTTTGTGATAGAGGTCAACTATCGGTTATGATGTGGTCTTGCCATTTAACTTCTAGTGGCACGAATCGgtcttttttatatacaatggtacatgatgatgatgatgatgatctatCTATACATGCCTGGATGAGCTGTTTTTCGTTGAGAGTTTTGATGATCTACACATCTCTTCtatcaaatttcttttctattatttatgccattttttttaaaaaaaatacatcttttttttagatttttttaaaaatcttattataatttaaaagcaagctttataaaaataattaaattatgaattgaagtaattatttaaaaggcGATTTTTGATTACTGTATATTTTTCATGATGCTTTAATGTTTACTATGAACAGTggagtttttaatatatatttttaattgattgatcCATAACAAATCCAGTTTGAGCAGCATTAGAGctgcatttatttttaaaattgtaacatgtaattttttgtttatcatatttttataagaaaataatctcAATTGAGCATGCAAACTAGTATTATCATgaaagttttaatattatttgaaaattatagcataattagataattatttaaataaatttatttaaaatgaattttattataaaataaaaaaataagaggcattaaaaaaaaaaaagagaaggaatgtTACTTTGGGTTGCTAGGATGGGTCTACGTGCCTAGCTTATAATTAAAGAGTTGGATTGTGCTCGGATTTGATAGACTAGATCGCATCTTAAAAAGGTTGAAGACCCcctgctttttctttttctttttcttttttgaatcgAGAAGATATTGTGCTGATCGTCTACAACATTTTTTCAGTCACCAAAGGCTGCttgttggattttaaaaaaataaattttaattttttaaaacttatcaatacaaaaaaaatcaagtggaaTTCTatttctaattataaaatacattttaatctgattataaattcaaaatcaaattaaataatttttttttatcaagattcgATCTGCTTATTAAGttattctcttaaaaaaaattataaacatcaAAATTGCAGGTATTGGTATCTTTTGTGGTCAATTAAgagttttctcttctttttttttacatttttctcttttctttaaccATTGATAAGGACTGAactacaaagaaaatgaaattctaTGACTAAAatgcaaaagttaaaaaaacaaggatgtTAGTTTTGGCTgttaatctttcaatttttgttttaataacaatctaaaatttaattatgtaaaattgatatttaatttaatacctGAATATTTAATTACACCCAGAATACATAATAACACTTGATTACCATATATCAATTACGTGACAACATGCAAATGAAAACATATTTCAAGACATAGAAACATGCCAAATTAACTTGTgaggatgagattaaaaaaaataaagtttagtgaTCAAAGTGCAATGAGACGAAAAATTCCAAGCTCAAAAGGGATAAAATGACAGTGAACAAATGTGAACAATTAAATGCAAGAGGGAGCACAAtggatcaataaaaaaaaatcaaattttttaggcctgtgtttgtttttggaaagtggtttctggaaaactattttccagACTTTTCCGTATttatttgccattagaaaagttggtcaacagaaaacactttctagtaaAGAaatggtttccaggaaagtgttttccttttattttggacggaaaacacttttcgaaagttgtgaaaatttaaaaatatcatattatttgctgattatatcaaatttggtcctcaaacttatgattgctatatatattttgctttgaatattttttttttaattttatccattagaatttaatttttatattaattttggttctcatttttataattgttatgaaattatattttttttcaatttctttcttattcaacttttttaatttgtaagatttgttcctcgttattttaataaacttgaaaaaaataaaacattaataagttatttttcagcttattttccatgacataatcaaacactgaaaagtgttttccaacttatttttcatacatcgaaaaataatttacttttccagaatttattttcttggaattcacttttcaaaaggaaagtactttccagcaaacaaacaagcCTTTTATTTGGTAATTTTACAAAATGTCATTTTTGATCCTTAATCCTtcggtttttgttttcataacaacctaaaattcaattttataaaattaatctttaatttaacaCCTAATATTCAATTTCACATTGAGAACACAATAACACCTGGTTATAACTCCACATCGAGTATGCAAAAGCAtacaaatcaaaacagatttcaagaaacaaaaccaTGTTAAtacaatgatgaaattaaaaaaaaaaaaagtctagcgacaaaaatgtaaataagaaaaaatttgaagaatctaaaaaggaaaaactgacAATCAACCATGGCGCGAACAATTAAAAGTGAGTGGGAGCACCCAATCTCTTGCCTGTCTTTCCCATCCTGGGGACCATCAGCCGAAGTTTCTGGGTCTTGATTCATACAATAATTTTGCCGAGCAAGCCATATCACCATCTAAGATTTACGAGCTCCATTTCTGAAGGTTGTGAAAACGACTTTTTCAGCTAAAAAAATGTCTCTTCCTAAAATGAAGTGCACACCACCTAATTGCAAATTACAATTGCCACCCTGGTTAATATAATATAGAAACTAGTAAatgtatttctaatattaataatttttagttcCTCCTTTACCAAGTATTGGTTGGATTCGTAGGACTGCTCCATGGCTGTCTATGAGAAAAGAAACAATTGTTTTCCAGCAAGATGTGGTCTCCCATAAA is part of the Populus trichocarpa isolate Nisqually-1 chromosome 2, P.trichocarpa_v4.1, whole genome shotgun sequence genome and encodes:
- the LOC7468746 gene encoding co-chaperone protein p23-1 yields the protein MSRHPSVKWAQRSDNLFITVQLPDAQDVKLKIEPEGKFFFSATSGVDKIPYEVELDLLDKVIVEESKASTGSRSIQYIVKKAENKWWSRLIKQTGKPPVFLTVDWDKWIDEDEEFTSKGAPEAGMGDMGFDFPNLNLGGGGFDGPAPGMDDDDEDDTEDENAEEAPSAEKEVASASGEADTKKT